In Melospiza georgiana isolate bMelGeo1 chromosome 15, bMelGeo1.pri, whole genome shotgun sequence, one genomic interval encodes:
- the TNIP1 gene encoding TNFAIP3-interacting protein 1 isoform X4: MEGRGPYHIYDPGGGSEENGCTALERLVEENARLKEKMQGIKSIGELLEESQVEASKLRQKAEDLVKDNKMLIGSSSLEDLVETGAVGPDPSFARAAPGSAQPDVEAQKSPPTDLEQAPSEDANLLPQLQQLENTLSGCAKEASKDQVFVRMGYMASELKRLASKVHKNEQRTSFLQTLCETLHSENKELRTKLEHDLEQRNQALEKLRCENQELRRMVTLSSQDSGKREAAEQQQLLEVNKQWDQHFRSMKQKYEQKVTDLHQELAEARRAVTELESEREQKQRDFDRKLLLAKSRIETEEAEKERLAMEVRDLQQRMRFLQEQLAPVTRQREYQEKEIQRLNKALEEALNVQASPPPIFAMEPAGKLPQQELLTQNELLKQQVKIFEEDFQRERNDRERMNEEKEELKQQLEKLQKQLVLSNNQLRASKDDCQREKEEKEKLKKLLKQHKQASGERLHAEPGPGPLGPACPMYQYQYSPPMAPPMYHGYEEWQQVRYPPAMPGEHTQGQNFHHFPPPEYPWRPPCAMARSQNAQPVAGVKPVPKDLGRSRIALTPRTGHAPTPEEEE; this comes from the exons ATGGAAGGGAGAGGACCTTATCATATCTATGACCCTGGTGGGGGCTCAGAGGAGAATGGATGCACGGCCCTGGAGCGGCTGGTGGAGGAGAACGCCCGCCTGAAGGAGAAGATGCAAGGCATCAAGTCTATTG GAGAGCTTCTGGAGGAGTCCCAGGTCGAGGCATCCAAGCTGCGGCAGAAGGCAGAGGACCTTGTGAAGGACAATAAAATGCTGATTGGATCATCTTCCTTGGAGGACTTGGTGGAAACTGGAG CCGTCGGCCCCGATCCCAGCTTTGCacgggcagccccgggcagtgcccagccGGACGTGGAAGCACAGAAGTCACCTCCCACT GACTTGGAGCAGGCCCCGAGCGAGGATGCCAacctgctgccccagctgcagcagctggagaacaCGCTGAGTGGCTGTGCCAAGGAGGCCAGCAAGGACCAGGTCTTTGTGCGCATGGGCTACATGGCCTCCGAGCTCAAGCGCTTGGCCTCCAAGGTGCACAAGAATGAGCAGAGAACGTCCTTCCTGCAG ACGTTGTGTGAGACGCTGCACAGTGAGAACAAGGAGCTGCGCACCAAGCTGGAGCATGACCTGGAGCAGAGAAACCAGGCTCTGGAGAAGCTCAG GTGTGAGAACCAGGAGCTCCGGAGGATGGTGACACTGAGCAGCCAGGACAGTGGGAAGAGggaggctgctgagcagcagcag ctgctggaggtgaATAAACAATGGGATCAGCATTTCCGCTCCATGAAGCAGAAGTACGAGCAGAAG GTCACAGACCTACACCAGGAGCTGGCTGAGGCCCGCAGGGCAGTGACCGAGCTGGAGTCGGAGCGGGAGCAAAAGCAACGGGATTTTGACCgcaagctgctcctggccaaGTCCCGGATCGAAACAGAGGAG GCAGAGAAGGAGAGGCTGGCCATGGAGGTGAGGGACCTGCAGCAGAGGATGCggttcctgcaggagcagctggctcCGGTCACCAGGCAGCGGGAATACCAGGAAAAGGAGATCCAGAGGCTGAACAAG gCACTAGAAGAGGCTCTGAATGTCCAAGCCTCTCCACCACCCATCTTTGCCATGGAGCCAGCAGGGAAgctgccacagcaggagctgctgacccaGAATGAGCTACTCAAGCAGCAG GTAAAAATTTTTGAGGAAGATTTCCAACGGGAACGGAATGACAGGGAGAGGATGaatgaggagaaggaagagctgaagcagcagctggaaaagctgcagaagcAGTTGGTCCTCTCCAACAACCAG CTGCGAGCCTCCAAAGACGATTGccagagggagaaggaggagaaggagaaactGAAGAAGCTGCTGAAACAGCACAAACAG GCTTCTGGAGAGAGGCTGCACGCCGAGCCAGGCCCGGGGCCGCTGGGCCCAGCCTGCCCCATGTACCAGTACCAGTACAGTCCCCCCATGGCTCCCCCCATGTACCACGGCTATGAGGAGTGGCAGCAGGTCCGGTACCCACCAGCCATGCCCGGCGAGCACACGCAAGGACAGAACTTCCACCATTTTCCCCCG CCTGAGTACCCCTGGCGCCCGCCCTGTGCCATGGCTCGCAGCCAGAACGCCCAACCGGTGGCTGGGGTGAAACCAGTCCCCAAGGACTTGG GCAGGTCCCGGATTGCCCTAACGCCAAGGACCGGCCACGCTCCGACACCAGAGGAAGAGGAgtag
- the GPX3 gene encoding glutathione peroxidase 3 produces the protein MGRCSRSSSWIVPLFLAGLVQLGRSEEREKVDCYPSVNDTIYSYGALTIDGDEYIPFERYKGKTVLFVNVATYUGLTLQYVELNALQDELRNEGLVVLGFPSNQFGKQEPGQNSEILPALKYVRPGGGFVPNFQLFQKGDVNGAKEQKIFTFLKNACPPVVEDFGNPNRLFWEPLRIHDIKWNFEKFLVSPEGVPVMRWYHRTNIAVVKNNIMTYLRRRQQENHDDQ, from the exons ATGGGGCGCTGCTcccgcagcagcagctggattgtgCCCCTTTTCTTGGCTGGGCTCGTCCAGCTGGGGCGAAgtgaggagagggagaag GTGGACTGCTACCCGTCGGTGAATGACACCATCTACAGCTACGGGGCCCTGACCATCGATGGGGACGAGTACATCCCCTTCGAGAGGTACAAGGGGAAGACCGTGCTCTTTGTCAACGTAGCCACATACTGAGGCCTGACACTGCAGTATGTTG AATTGAATGCACTACAAGATGAGCTGAGAAACGAGGGGCTCGTGGTCCTCGGTTTCCCCTCCAACCAATTTGGGAAGCAGGAACCTGGCCAGAACTCAGAGATCCTCCCTGCGCTTAA GTATGTCCGGCCAGGAGGTGGCTTTGTTCCCAACTTCCAGCTGTTCCAGAAAGGGGATGTGAACGGGGCCAAGGAGCAGAAgatcttcaccttcctgaag AACGCCTGTCCCCCGGTGGTGGAGGACTTTGGGAACCCCAACAGGCTCTTCTGGGAGCCTCTGCGGATCCATGACATCAAGTGGAACTTTGAGAAGTTCCTGGTGAGCCCCGAGGGTGTGCCTGTCATGCGCTGGTACCATCGCACCAACATCGCCGTCGTGAAGAACAACATCATGACCTACCTGAGGCGGCGGCAGCAGGAGAACCACGATGACCAGTAG
- the SMIM3 gene encoding small integral membrane protein 3, with protein MDLPHLTSPTDLPKHILDIWVIVLIILATILIMTALLLCPATAVIIYRVRTHPTRNGIV; from the coding sequence ATGGACCTCCCTCACCTCACAAGTCCCACCGACCTCCCCAAGCACATCCTGGATATCTGGGTCATCGTGTTGATCATCCTGGCCACCATCCTCATCATGACAGCGCTGCTGCTGTGCCCGGCCACGGCCGTCATCATCTACCGAGTGCGGACACACCCCACGCGCAACGGCATCGTGTGA
- the TNIP1 gene encoding TNFAIP3-interacting protein 1 isoform X1: protein MEGRGPYHIYDPGGGSEENGCTALERLVEENARLKEKMQGIKSIGELLEESQVEASKLRQKAEDLVKDNKMLIGSSSLEDLVETGAVGPDPSFARAAPGSAQPDVEAQKSPPTDLEQAPSEDANLLPQLQQLENTLSGCAKEASKDQVFVRMGYMASELKRLASKVHKNEQRTSFLQTLCETLHSENKELRTKLEHDLEQRNQALEKLRCENQELRRMVTLSSQDSGKREAAEQQQQSGAMVEKAPGREELEAKEKKVKILEHQRRELLEVNKQWDQHFRSMKQKYEQKVTDLHQELAEARRAVTELESEREQKQRDFDRKLLLAKSRIETEEAEKERLAMEVRDLQQRMRFLQEQLAPVTRQREYQEKEIQRLNKALEEALNVQASPPPIFAMEPAGKLPQQELLTQNELLKQQVKIFEEDFQRERNDRERMNEEKEELKQQLEKLQKQLVLSNNQLRASKDDCQREKEEKEKLKKLLKQHKQASGERLHAEPGPGPLGPACPMYQYQYSPPMAPPMYHGYEEWQQVRYPPAMPGEHTQGQNFHHFPPPEYPWRPPCAMARSQNAQPVAGVKPVPKDLGRSRIALTPRTGHAPTPEEEE, encoded by the exons ATGGAAGGGAGAGGACCTTATCATATCTATGACCCTGGTGGGGGCTCAGAGGAGAATGGATGCACGGCCCTGGAGCGGCTGGTGGAGGAGAACGCCCGCCTGAAGGAGAAGATGCAAGGCATCAAGTCTATTG GAGAGCTTCTGGAGGAGTCCCAGGTCGAGGCATCCAAGCTGCGGCAGAAGGCAGAGGACCTTGTGAAGGACAATAAAATGCTGATTGGATCATCTTCCTTGGAGGACTTGGTGGAAACTGGAG CCGTCGGCCCCGATCCCAGCTTTGCacgggcagccccgggcagtgcccagccGGACGTGGAAGCACAGAAGTCACCTCCCACT GACTTGGAGCAGGCCCCGAGCGAGGATGCCAacctgctgccccagctgcagcagctggagaacaCGCTGAGTGGCTGTGCCAAGGAGGCCAGCAAGGACCAGGTCTTTGTGCGCATGGGCTACATGGCCTCCGAGCTCAAGCGCTTGGCCTCCAAGGTGCACAAGAATGAGCAGAGAACGTCCTTCCTGCAG ACGTTGTGTGAGACGCTGCACAGTGAGAACAAGGAGCTGCGCACCAAGCTGGAGCATGACCTGGAGCAGAGAAACCAGGCTCTGGAGAAGCTCAG GTGTGAGAACCAGGAGCTCCGGAGGATGGTGACACTGAGCAGCCAGGACAGTGGGAAGAGggaggctgctgagcagcagcag CAGAGCGGGGCCATGGTGGAGAAGGCGCCGGGCAgagaagagctggaggccaaGGAAAAGAAGGTGAAGATCCTGGAGCACCAGCGCAGGGAG ctgctggaggtgaATAAACAATGGGATCAGCATTTCCGCTCCATGAAGCAGAAGTACGAGCAGAAG GTCACAGACCTACACCAGGAGCTGGCTGAGGCCCGCAGGGCAGTGACCGAGCTGGAGTCGGAGCGGGAGCAAAAGCAACGGGATTTTGACCgcaagctgctcctggccaaGTCCCGGATCGAAACAGAGGAG GCAGAGAAGGAGAGGCTGGCCATGGAGGTGAGGGACCTGCAGCAGAGGATGCggttcctgcaggagcagctggctcCGGTCACCAGGCAGCGGGAATACCAGGAAAAGGAGATCCAGAGGCTGAACAAG gCACTAGAAGAGGCTCTGAATGTCCAAGCCTCTCCACCACCCATCTTTGCCATGGAGCCAGCAGGGAAgctgccacagcaggagctgctgacccaGAATGAGCTACTCAAGCAGCAG GTAAAAATTTTTGAGGAAGATTTCCAACGGGAACGGAATGACAGGGAGAGGATGaatgaggagaaggaagagctgaagcagcagctggaaaagctgcagaagcAGTTGGTCCTCTCCAACAACCAG CTGCGAGCCTCCAAAGACGATTGccagagggagaaggaggagaaggagaaactGAAGAAGCTGCTGAAACAGCACAAACAG GCTTCTGGAGAGAGGCTGCACGCCGAGCCAGGCCCGGGGCCGCTGGGCCCAGCCTGCCCCATGTACCAGTACCAGTACAGTCCCCCCATGGCTCCCCCCATGTACCACGGCTATGAGGAGTGGCAGCAGGTCCGGTACCCACCAGCCATGCCCGGCGAGCACACGCAAGGACAGAACTTCCACCATTTTCCCCCG CCTGAGTACCCCTGGCGCCCGCCCTGTGCCATGGCTCGCAGCCAGAACGCCCAACCGGTGGCTGGGGTGAAACCAGTCCCCAAGGACTTGG GCAGGTCCCGGATTGCCCTAACGCCAAGGACCGGCCACGCTCCGACACCAGAGGAAGAGGAgtag
- the TNIP1 gene encoding TNFAIP3-interacting protein 1 isoform X3 — MEGRGPYHIYDPGGGSEENGCTALERLVEENARLKEKMQGIKSIGELLEESQVEASKLRQKAEDLVKDNKMLIGSSSLEDLVETGAVGPDPSFARAAPGSAQPDVEAQKSPPTDLEQAPSEDANLLPQLQQLENTLSGCAKEASKDQVFVRMGYMASELKRLASKVHKNEQRTSFLQTLCETLHSENKELRTKLEHDLEQRNQALEKLRCENQELRRMVTLSSQDSGKREAAEQQQQSGAMVEKAPGREELEAKEKKVKILEHQRRELLEVNKQWDQHFRSMKQKYEQKVTDLHQELAEARRAVTELESEREQKQRDFDRKLLLAKSRIETEEAEKERLAMEVRDLQQRMRFLQEQLAPVTRQREYQEKEIQRLNKALEEALNVQASPPPIFAMEPAGKLPQQELLTQNELLKQQVKIFEEDFQRERNDRERMNEEKEELKQQLEKLQKQLVLSNNQLRASKDDCQREKEEKEKLKKLLKQHKQASGERLHAEPGPGPLGPACPMYQYQYSPPMAPPMYHGYEEWQQVRYPPAMPGEHTQGQNFHHFPPPEYPWRPPCAMARSQNAQPVAGVKPVPKDLEQAGPGLP, encoded by the exons ATGGAAGGGAGAGGACCTTATCATATCTATGACCCTGGTGGGGGCTCAGAGGAGAATGGATGCACGGCCCTGGAGCGGCTGGTGGAGGAGAACGCCCGCCTGAAGGAGAAGATGCAAGGCATCAAGTCTATTG GAGAGCTTCTGGAGGAGTCCCAGGTCGAGGCATCCAAGCTGCGGCAGAAGGCAGAGGACCTTGTGAAGGACAATAAAATGCTGATTGGATCATCTTCCTTGGAGGACTTGGTGGAAACTGGAG CCGTCGGCCCCGATCCCAGCTTTGCacgggcagccccgggcagtgcccagccGGACGTGGAAGCACAGAAGTCACCTCCCACT GACTTGGAGCAGGCCCCGAGCGAGGATGCCAacctgctgccccagctgcagcagctggagaacaCGCTGAGTGGCTGTGCCAAGGAGGCCAGCAAGGACCAGGTCTTTGTGCGCATGGGCTACATGGCCTCCGAGCTCAAGCGCTTGGCCTCCAAGGTGCACAAGAATGAGCAGAGAACGTCCTTCCTGCAG ACGTTGTGTGAGACGCTGCACAGTGAGAACAAGGAGCTGCGCACCAAGCTGGAGCATGACCTGGAGCAGAGAAACCAGGCTCTGGAGAAGCTCAG GTGTGAGAACCAGGAGCTCCGGAGGATGGTGACACTGAGCAGCCAGGACAGTGGGAAGAGggaggctgctgagcagcagcag CAGAGCGGGGCCATGGTGGAGAAGGCGCCGGGCAgagaagagctggaggccaaGGAAAAGAAGGTGAAGATCCTGGAGCACCAGCGCAGGGAG ctgctggaggtgaATAAACAATGGGATCAGCATTTCCGCTCCATGAAGCAGAAGTACGAGCAGAAG GTCACAGACCTACACCAGGAGCTGGCTGAGGCCCGCAGGGCAGTGACCGAGCTGGAGTCGGAGCGGGAGCAAAAGCAACGGGATTTTGACCgcaagctgctcctggccaaGTCCCGGATCGAAACAGAGGAG GCAGAGAAGGAGAGGCTGGCCATGGAGGTGAGGGACCTGCAGCAGAGGATGCggttcctgcaggagcagctggctcCGGTCACCAGGCAGCGGGAATACCAGGAAAAGGAGATCCAGAGGCTGAACAAG gCACTAGAAGAGGCTCTGAATGTCCAAGCCTCTCCACCACCCATCTTTGCCATGGAGCCAGCAGGGAAgctgccacagcaggagctgctgacccaGAATGAGCTACTCAAGCAGCAG GTAAAAATTTTTGAGGAAGATTTCCAACGGGAACGGAATGACAGGGAGAGGATGaatgaggagaaggaagagctgaagcagcagctggaaaagctgcagaagcAGTTGGTCCTCTCCAACAACCAG CTGCGAGCCTCCAAAGACGATTGccagagggagaaggaggagaaggagaaactGAAGAAGCTGCTGAAACAGCACAAACAG GCTTCTGGAGAGAGGCTGCACGCCGAGCCAGGCCCGGGGCCGCTGGGCCCAGCCTGCCCCATGTACCAGTACCAGTACAGTCCCCCCATGGCTCCCCCCATGTACCACGGCTATGAGGAGTGGCAGCAGGTCCGGTACCCACCAGCCATGCCCGGCGAGCACACGCAAGGACAGAACTTCCACCATTTTCCCCCG CCTGAGTACCCCTGGCGCCCGCCCTGTGCCATGGCTCGCAGCCAGAACGCCCAACCGGTGGCTGGGGTGAAACCAGTCCCCAAGGACTTGG AACAGGCAGGTCCCGGATTGCCCTAA
- the TNIP1 gene encoding TNFAIP3-interacting protein 1 isoform X2, whose protein sequence is MEGRGPYHIYDPGGGSEENGCTALERLVEENARLKEKMQGIKSIGELLEESQVEASKLRQKAEDLVKDNKMLIGSSSLEDLVETGAVGPDPSFARAAPGSAQPDVEAQKSPPTDLEQAPSEDANLLPQLQQLENTLSGCAKEASKDQVFVRMGYMASELKRLASKVHKNEQRTSFLQTLCETLHSENKELRTKLEHDLEQRNQALEKLRCENQELRRMVTLSSQDSGKREAAEQQQSGAMVEKAPGREELEAKEKKVKILEHQRRELLEVNKQWDQHFRSMKQKYEQKVTDLHQELAEARRAVTELESEREQKQRDFDRKLLLAKSRIETEEAEKERLAMEVRDLQQRMRFLQEQLAPVTRQREYQEKEIQRLNKALEEALNVQASPPPIFAMEPAGKLPQQELLTQNELLKQQVKIFEEDFQRERNDRERMNEEKEELKQQLEKLQKQLVLSNNQLRASKDDCQREKEEKEKLKKLLKQHKQASGERLHAEPGPGPLGPACPMYQYQYSPPMAPPMYHGYEEWQQVRYPPAMPGEHTQGQNFHHFPPPEYPWRPPCAMARSQNAQPVAGVKPVPKDLGRSRIALTPRTGHAPTPEEEE, encoded by the exons ATGGAAGGGAGAGGACCTTATCATATCTATGACCCTGGTGGGGGCTCAGAGGAGAATGGATGCACGGCCCTGGAGCGGCTGGTGGAGGAGAACGCCCGCCTGAAGGAGAAGATGCAAGGCATCAAGTCTATTG GAGAGCTTCTGGAGGAGTCCCAGGTCGAGGCATCCAAGCTGCGGCAGAAGGCAGAGGACCTTGTGAAGGACAATAAAATGCTGATTGGATCATCTTCCTTGGAGGACTTGGTGGAAACTGGAG CCGTCGGCCCCGATCCCAGCTTTGCacgggcagccccgggcagtgcccagccGGACGTGGAAGCACAGAAGTCACCTCCCACT GACTTGGAGCAGGCCCCGAGCGAGGATGCCAacctgctgccccagctgcagcagctggagaacaCGCTGAGTGGCTGTGCCAAGGAGGCCAGCAAGGACCAGGTCTTTGTGCGCATGGGCTACATGGCCTCCGAGCTCAAGCGCTTGGCCTCCAAGGTGCACAAGAATGAGCAGAGAACGTCCTTCCTGCAG ACGTTGTGTGAGACGCTGCACAGTGAGAACAAGGAGCTGCGCACCAAGCTGGAGCATGACCTGGAGCAGAGAAACCAGGCTCTGGAGAAGCTCAG GTGTGAGAACCAGGAGCTCCGGAGGATGGTGACACTGAGCAGCCAGGACAGTGGGAAGAGggaggctgctgagcagcagcag AGCGGGGCCATGGTGGAGAAGGCGCCGGGCAgagaagagctggaggccaaGGAAAAGAAGGTGAAGATCCTGGAGCACCAGCGCAGGGAG ctgctggaggtgaATAAACAATGGGATCAGCATTTCCGCTCCATGAAGCAGAAGTACGAGCAGAAG GTCACAGACCTACACCAGGAGCTGGCTGAGGCCCGCAGGGCAGTGACCGAGCTGGAGTCGGAGCGGGAGCAAAAGCAACGGGATTTTGACCgcaagctgctcctggccaaGTCCCGGATCGAAACAGAGGAG GCAGAGAAGGAGAGGCTGGCCATGGAGGTGAGGGACCTGCAGCAGAGGATGCggttcctgcaggagcagctggctcCGGTCACCAGGCAGCGGGAATACCAGGAAAAGGAGATCCAGAGGCTGAACAAG gCACTAGAAGAGGCTCTGAATGTCCAAGCCTCTCCACCACCCATCTTTGCCATGGAGCCAGCAGGGAAgctgccacagcaggagctgctgacccaGAATGAGCTACTCAAGCAGCAG GTAAAAATTTTTGAGGAAGATTTCCAACGGGAACGGAATGACAGGGAGAGGATGaatgaggagaaggaagagctgaagcagcagctggaaaagctgcagaagcAGTTGGTCCTCTCCAACAACCAG CTGCGAGCCTCCAAAGACGATTGccagagggagaaggaggagaaggagaaactGAAGAAGCTGCTGAAACAGCACAAACAG GCTTCTGGAGAGAGGCTGCACGCCGAGCCAGGCCCGGGGCCGCTGGGCCCAGCCTGCCCCATGTACCAGTACCAGTACAGTCCCCCCATGGCTCCCCCCATGTACCACGGCTATGAGGAGTGGCAGCAGGTCCGGTACCCACCAGCCATGCCCGGCGAGCACACGCAAGGACAGAACTTCCACCATTTTCCCCCG CCTGAGTACCCCTGGCGCCCGCCCTGTGCCATGGCTCGCAGCCAGAACGCCCAACCGGTGGCTGGGGTGAAACCAGTCCCCAAGGACTTGG GCAGGTCCCGGATTGCCCTAACGCCAAGGACCGGCCACGCTCCGACACCAGAGGAAGAGGAgtag